From one Triticum urartu cultivar G1812 chromosome 3, Tu2.1, whole genome shotgun sequence genomic stretch:
- the LOC125546929 gene encoding trans-resveratrol di-O-methyltransferase-like, translating into MVVIPASDQNPPPPYARFSRKNTHADRWHFLGDVTGTLYAGWETSLRTSYMVGGQRLSTVFCGRRSVESGDWRVGGFRNLRRGGASKLTKLTLSQVPTPIKHIVMDANRDSSLATDDELLQAQAELWNHVFAYTKSMSLRCAVELGIPDAVHRRGGSITVPDLVAELSLPPSRTPYLRRLMRLLAHAGFFDAGPAPDTYGLTLLSRLLVSAPGAGQGLSPFALAMLHPIIVSPSMSLAAWFRASDDAARVPFATAHGGREFYAVAKENPEFGAAFNEAMASDGRFVMDLIVRGHGQDLFRGLASLVDVGGGSGGAARAIAAAFPQVKCSVLDLPHVVASVPPGDGGVEFVAGDMFERVPKADAVLLKWILHGWGDEECVKILRRCREAVPAGGRVIVMDLVVGSSPADARATETQLLWDVMMMGVVGSPERDEREWRKIFDDAGFSGYKILAILGIRSVIEVYP; encoded by the exons ATGGTTGTGATCCCCGCCTCCGATCAAAACCCTCCTCCGCCATATGCTAGGTTCTCGAGGAAGAACACACATGCGGACAGATGGCATTTCTTG GGCGATGTCACCGGCACACTGTATGCTGGTTGGGAAACTTCCCTGAGGACCTCGTACATGGTAGGTGGTCAACGATTAAGTACTGTATTTTGTGGAAGGAGGTCAGTGGAGAGTGGAGATTGGAGGGTCGGGGGCTTTAGGAACCTTC GGCGTGGTGGCGCCTCTAAATTAACCAAACTCACGCTCTCCCAAGTCCCAACACCAATCAAGCACATTGTCATGGACGCTAACCGTGACTCCAGCCTCGCCACCGACGACGAGCTCCTCCAAGCGCAGGCCGAGCTGTGGAACCACGTCTTCGCGTACACCAAGTCTATGTCCCTCCGGTGCGCCGTCGAGCTCGGCATCCCCGACGCCGTCCACCGCCGCGGCGGCTCCATCACCGTGCCCGACCTCGTCGCCGAGCTCTCCCTGCCCCCCTCCAGGACGCCCTACCTGCGCCGCCTCATGCGTCTGCTCGCGCACGCCGGTTTCTTCGACGCCGGGCCAGCGCCAGACACCTACGGGCTCACCCTGCTCTCGCGCCTCCTCGTCTCGGCGCCCGGCGCGGGGCAGGGCCTCTCGCCGTTCGCGCTCGCCATGCTGCACCCGATCATCGTGTCCCCGTCCATGTCGCTGGCGGCGTGGTTCCGCGCGTCCGACGACGCGGCGCGCGTGCCGTTCGCGACCGCGCACGGCGGGCGCGAGTTCTACGCGGTGGCGAAGGAGAACCCGGAGTTCGGCGCGGCGTTCAACGAGGCCATGGCGTCCGACGGCCGCTTCGTGATGGACCTGATCGTGCGCGGCCACGGGCAAGACCTGTTCCGGGGGCTCGCCTCGCTGGTGGACGtcggcggcgggtccggcggcgCCGCCAGGGCCATCGCCGCCGCGTTCCCCCAGGTCAAGTGCAGCGTCCTGGATCTGCCGCACGTCGTCGCGAGCGTCCCGCCGGGCGACGGGGGCGTGGAGTTCGTCGCCGGGGACATGTTCGAGCGCGTCCCGAAGGCCGACGCCGTCCTCCTCAAG TGGATTTTGCACGGGTGGGGGGACGAGGAGTGCGTGAAGATACTGCGGCGGTGCAGGGAGGCGGTGCCGGCCGGCGGCAGGGTGATCGTGATGGACCTGGTGGTGGGGTCGAGCCCGGCGGACGCGAGGGCCACGGAGACGCAGCTGCTGTGGGACGTGATGATGATGGGAGTGGTGGGGAGCCCGGAGCGGGACGAGCGCGAGTGGCGCAAGATATTCGACGACGCGGGATTCAGCGGCTACAAGATCCTGGCCATCCTCGGGATCCGGTCGGTGATCGAGGTGTACCCTTAg